The following proteins are co-located in the Castanea sativa cultivar Marrone di Chiusa Pesio chromosome 8, ASM4071231v1 genome:
- the LOC142605531 gene encoding putative leucine-rich repeat receptor-like protein kinase At1g68400 translates to MANPSLYVLLPFTFLLLILHFLLSQASKNPDLEPLLAFKASTDKANKLTTWNSTTNPCSWTGVSCLHDRVSRLVLEDLDLQGSFESLTALTQLRVLSLKQNRLSGPIPDLSNLTALKLLFLSHNDFSGEFPPSMPTLFRLYRLDLSYNNFYGEVPVSVNGLTHLLTLRLEENRFSGSISGLNLPNLQDFNVSGNRFSGEIPKSLSGFPISAFAQNLGLCGSPIQQKCKSLVSDPTRPGSENGAIASPLIPGTNPTTTVSSSPSSLPSTRTTSPSKSENTRRAGTSKISPVALIAIILGDALVLAGVSLILYCYFWRNYASKMREGHGKSSKLLESEKIVYSSSPYPAGAQSGFEKGRMMFFEGVRRFELEDLLRASAEMLGKGGFGTAYKAVLDDGNVVAVKRLKDASVGGKREFEQHMEVLGRLRHPNVVSLRAYYFAREEKLLVYDYMPNGSLFWLLHGNRGPGRTPLDWTTRLKIAAGAARGLAFIHNSCRSLKLTHGNIKSTNVLLDKAGNAHVSDFGLSVFAAPTNGGPRSNGYRAPESSDGRKLTQKSDVYSFGVLLLELLTGKCPSVVENGGGPGGYNSGVVDLPRWVQSVVREEWTAEVFDLELMRYKDIEEEMVGLLQIAMSCTAASPDQRPKMSHVVKMIDEIRGVEVSPGHDTLDYLSESPSMSEDTCGASQ, encoded by the exons ATGGCGAACCCAAGCCTGTATGTTCTTCTACCTTTCACTTTTTTGCTTCTCATCCTCCATTTCCTTTTATCCCAAGCTTCGAAAAACCCAGATTTGGAACCTCTCTTGGCGTTCAAAGCCTCTACAGATAAAGCAAACAAGCTTACAACTTGGAACTCCACCACCAACCCATGTTCCTGGACAGGCGTCTCGTGCCTCCACGACCGAGTCTCGCGACTCGTCCTCGAAGACCTCGATCTCCAGGGCTCGTTCGAGTCACTCACCGCTCTGACTCAGCTCCGAGTTCTCAGCCTCAAGCAAAACCGTCTCTCGGGTCCCATTCCTGACCTCTCCAACCTCACGGCTCTTAAGCTCCTCTTCCTCTCTCACAACGACTTCTCCGGCGAGTTCCCCCCGTCAATGCCGACTCTTTTCCGACTGTACCGTCTCGATCTGTCGTACAATAACTTTTACGGCGAGGTTCCAGTATCGGTCAACGGTTTGACGCACCTCCTGACGCTCCGGCTCGAGGAGAACCGGTTTTCCGGTTCTATTTCGGGTCTGAACCTCCCGAATCTGCAGGACTTCAACGTCTCCGGTAACCGCTTCTCCGGTGAAATACCCAAGTCTTTATCAGGTTTTCCCATTTCTGCTTTTGCTCAAAACCTGGGGCTCTGTGGGTCACCCATTCAGCAAAAGTGCAAAAGCCTCGTTAGTGATCCGACCCGACCCGGGTCTGAAAACGGAGCCATTGCCTCACCTTTAATACCAGGCACTAACCCAACAACCACAGTATCATCATCACCGAGTTCACTTCCTTCAACCAGAACAACATCGCCATCAAAATCAGAGAACACTCGCCGCGCTGGAACCTCGAAAATAAGCCCTGTGGCATTGATAGCCATAATCCTCGGCGACGCATTGGTCCTAGCTGGCGTGTCTCTAATCCTCTACTGCTATTTCTGGAGAAACTACGCTTCAAAAATGCGTGAGGGGCACGGCAAGTCGTCAAAGCTGTTAGAGAGCGAGAAGATTGTGTACTCGTCGAGCCCATATCCTGCTGGGGCTCAGTCCGGGTTCGAGAAGGGTCGCATGATGTTCTTCGAAGGGGTAAGGAGGTTCGAGCTGGAGGACTTGCTTCGAGCCTCGGCGGAGATGTTGGGGAAAGGCGGGTTTGGCACGGCCTATAAGGCGGTGTTGGATGATGGGAATGTGGTAGCGGTGAAGAGACTCAAGGACGCGAGTGTGGGAgggaagagagagtttgaacaGCACATGGAGGTGTTGGGAAGGTTGAGACATCCAAATGTGGTTAGTCTTAGAGCTTACTATTTTGCAAGGGAGGAGAAATTGTTGGTCTATGATTACATGCCCAATGGGAGCTTGTTTTGGCTTCTTCACG GTAACAGAGGACCCGGAAGAACCCCACTAGACTGGACCACGAGGCTGAAAATCGCAGCAGGAGCAGCTCGAGGACTAGCCTTTATTCACAACTCATGCAGGTCCCTTAAGCTCACCCACGGTAACATCAAATCCACCAACGTCCTCCTAGACAAAGCAGGGAATGCGCACGTGTCAGACTTTGGACTCTCGGTCTTTGCTGCCCCCACTAATGGGGGCCCACGATCCAACGGCTATCGTGCTCCAGAATCATCAGACGGTCGAAAACTCACTCAAAAATCTGACGTGTACTCTTTTGGGGTTCTTCTTTTAGAATTGCTCACAGGGAAGTGTCCCTCTGTGGTGGAGAATGGAGGTGGGCCCGGAGGGTACAATAGTGGGGTCGTGGATCTTCCTAGGTGGGTCCAGTCTGTGGTCAGAGAGGAATGGACGGCTGAGGTTTTCGATTTGGAGTTGATGAGGTACAAGGATATTGAGGAGGAAATGGTTGGGTTGTTGCAGATTGCAATGTCTTGTACGGCTGCCTCCCCTGATCAACGGCCCAAAATGAGCCACGTCGTCAAGATGATTGATGAGATACGTGGGGTCGAGGTTTCACCTGGTCACGACACGTTGGACTACTTGTCTGAGTCACCTTCCATGTCCGAGGACACGTGCGGCGCGAGTCagtaa
- the LOC142608390 gene encoding putative protein phosphatase 2C 15 isoform X1, whose product MASSEGKRHHHNLVPLAALISKEMRSEKMEKPTVRYGHAAQSRKGEDSFLIKTDCERVPGNSSSAFSVFAIFDGHNGNAAAIFTKEQLLNHVLGAIPRGLGREEWLQALPRALVAGFVKTDKEFQSRGETSGTTATFVIVDGWTVTVASVGDSRCILDTQGGTVSTLTVDHRLEENVEERERVTASGGEVGRLSIVGGAEIGPLRCWPGGLCLSRSIGDMDVGEFIVPIPYVKQVKLSKAGGRLIIASDGIWDALSSEMAAKSCRGLPAELAARQVVKEALRTRGLKDDTTCIIVDIIPPDPSAQPPTPPKKQNKLRALFFRKRAHDSANKLSKKLSAVGIVEELFEEGSAMLAERLGNDESTGQSTSGLFVCAVCQVDLAPSEGISVHAGSIFSASSKPWQGPFLCADCRNKKDAMEGKRPSGVKVT is encoded by the exons ATGGCGTCGAGTGAAGGGAAGCGCCATCATCATAATCTTGTGCCTCTTGCTGCATTGATCAGTAAAGAGATGAGGAGTGAGAAGATGGAGAAGCCGACTGTGAGATATGGGCATGCAGCTCAGTCTAGGAAAGGGGAAGATTCTTTCCTGATTAAGACGGATTGTGAGCGAGTCCCAGGGAATTCTTCATCAGCGTTTTCTGTATTTGCG ATCTTTGATGGACACAATGGAAATGCCGCTGCCATTTTTACAAAGGAGCAATTGCTGAATCATGTGTTGGGTGCTATTCCCCGTGGGCTTGGACGGGAGGAGTGGCTTCAGGCTTTACCTCGGGcattggttgctgggtttgtgaaGACTGACAAAGAATTCCAAAGCAGAG GAGAAACATCTGGAACCACTGCTACGTTTGTAATAGTTGACGGGTGGACTGTGACAGTTGCATCTGTTGGAGACTCCCGTTGTATTTTAGATACTCAGGGTGGCACTGTTTCCACCTTAACTGTTGATCATAGACTTGAAGAGAATGTGGAAGA AAGGGAACGTGTTACTGCAAGTGGAGGTGAAGTGGGAAGGCTTAGTATTGTTGGTGGTGCTGAG ATTGGTCCCCTCCGTTGTTGGCCAGGGGGTTTATGCCTTTCTAGGTCAATTGGAGACATGGATGTTGGAGAGTTTATAGTTCCGATACCATATGTCAAGCAAGTGAAG CTTTCAAAGGCAGGTGGGAGGCTTATAATTGCTTCTGATGGCATCTGGGATGCCCTATCCTCTGAAATGGCTGCAAAATCTTGTCGTGGGTTGCCTGCTGAACTTGCAGCTAGGCAAGTTGTGAAG GAGGCATTAAGGACAAGGGGTCTAAAGGATGATACAACCTGTATAATTGTCGATATAATTCCTCCTGATCCTTCAGCACAACCCCCAACTCCTCCTAAAAAGCAGAATAAGCTGAGAGCTCTATTTTTTAGGAAGAGGGCCCACGATTCTGCTAATAAACTTTCAAAGAAGCTATCAGCTGTAGGTATAGTGGAAGAATTGTTTGAAGAAGGCTCGGCGATGCTTGCTGAAAG ATTAGGAAATGATGAGTCTACTGGCCAATCAACATCTGGCCTTTTCGTCTGTGCTGTATGCCAAGTTGACCTTGCTCCAAGTGAGGGCATCTCTGTTCATGCTGGTTCCATCTTCTCGGCCAGCTCAAAGCCCTGGCAAGGGCCTTTTCTTTGTGCTGATTGCCGTAACAAGAAGGACGCGATGGAAGGAAAACGTCCTAGTGGAGTTAAAGTAACATAG
- the LOC142608390 gene encoding putative protein phosphatase 2C 15 isoform X2, which translates to MASSEGKRHHHNLVPLAALISKEMRSEKMEKPTVRYGHAAQSRKGEDSFLIKTDCERVPGNSSSAFSVFAIFDGHNGNAAAIFTKEQLLNHVLGAIPRGLGREEWLQALPRALVAGFVKTDKEFQSRGETSGTTATFVIVDGWTVTVASVGDSRCILDTQGGTVSTLTVDHRLEENVEERERVTASGGEVGRLSIVGGAEIGPLRCWPGGLCLSRSIGDMDVGEFIVPIPYVKQVKLSKAGGRLIIASDGIWDALSSEMAAKSCRGLPAELAARQVVKEALRTRGLKDDTTCIIVDIIPPDPSAQPPTPPKKQNKLRALFFRKRAHDSANKLSKKLSAVGIVEELFEEGSAMLAERRENEGRRGRTEI; encoded by the exons ATGGCGTCGAGTGAAGGGAAGCGCCATCATCATAATCTTGTGCCTCTTGCTGCATTGATCAGTAAAGAGATGAGGAGTGAGAAGATGGAGAAGCCGACTGTGAGATATGGGCATGCAGCTCAGTCTAGGAAAGGGGAAGATTCTTTCCTGATTAAGACGGATTGTGAGCGAGTCCCAGGGAATTCTTCATCAGCGTTTTCTGTATTTGCG ATCTTTGATGGACACAATGGAAATGCCGCTGCCATTTTTACAAAGGAGCAATTGCTGAATCATGTGTTGGGTGCTATTCCCCGTGGGCTTGGACGGGAGGAGTGGCTTCAGGCTTTACCTCGGGcattggttgctgggtttgtgaaGACTGACAAAGAATTCCAAAGCAGAG GAGAAACATCTGGAACCACTGCTACGTTTGTAATAGTTGACGGGTGGACTGTGACAGTTGCATCTGTTGGAGACTCCCGTTGTATTTTAGATACTCAGGGTGGCACTGTTTCCACCTTAACTGTTGATCATAGACTTGAAGAGAATGTGGAAGA AAGGGAACGTGTTACTGCAAGTGGAGGTGAAGTGGGAAGGCTTAGTATTGTTGGTGGTGCTGAG ATTGGTCCCCTCCGTTGTTGGCCAGGGGGTTTATGCCTTTCTAGGTCAATTGGAGACATGGATGTTGGAGAGTTTATAGTTCCGATACCATATGTCAAGCAAGTGAAG CTTTCAAAGGCAGGTGGGAGGCTTATAATTGCTTCTGATGGCATCTGGGATGCCCTATCCTCTGAAATGGCTGCAAAATCTTGTCGTGGGTTGCCTGCTGAACTTGCAGCTAGGCAAGTTGTGAAG GAGGCATTAAGGACAAGGGGTCTAAAGGATGATACAACCTGTATAATTGTCGATATAATTCCTCCTGATCCTTCAGCACAACCCCCAACTCCTCCTAAAAAGCAGAATAAGCTGAGAGCTCTATTTTTTAGGAAGAGGGCCCACGATTCTGCTAATAAACTTTCAAAGAAGCTATCAGCTGTAGGTATAGTGGAAGAATTGTTTGAAGAAGGCTCGGCGATGCTTGCTGAAAG GAGGGAGAATGAGGGAAGAAGGGGAAGGACAGAGATCTGA